Below is a genomic region from Populus trichocarpa isolate Nisqually-1 chromosome 15, P.trichocarpa_v4.1, whole genome shotgun sequence.
AGCCTATTATCAGAATGAACAAGTTGTCCTACTCATCATATGATATTGTATCCTTTTGAAAACTCTTTTAATTCATGGAAATCAAATAAACAATTGAATGTAGCAAGAAGCCAAATACCATGCCATGGCTACAACATGCTTGGATCAAGGCCAACATAATATAAACTTAGAGAAATTTCGAAGAACTAAAGAATAACTCCATTTAGGTACAGACAAAAACaatatgttaaatttttatttttttaacttatatttttttccatttatatacttttccaatttatttttaaaaaataaaaaataaaatacaaatagagATAAGTGAGACATGAAAATCTAATCTGACTAGAGAAATAAAGCTTttctaaaaccaaaaacattatCAAAACGAGGATGATCAACTTTAGTcaaacaactattttttaaaccactagaaataaaaatacacagGTGGCACGTCGCTTGCCAAAACAGATGACGTGTTATTTGTGAGCTCAAATTTAGGTCATCCAATAGTGGTTGGAAAATTAAGGCAGTGTTTTTTTGTGTccaaaaaacctaattttaagTCAtttcattccaaaaacatctctCCAACACTCTTGGAATATCCATGAACCAATACTTCAACTCAAAATACCcaaaaaaggatccaaaaacatgaaatcaaatCATGTTAGATTTATCTTCCTTGgcttataccttttttttagaaaatattgagGTTTTAAACAATCACCATCAAGCCCTTCTCGTCTCATGGGACCTGTGGAAACAAAAAATCCATTTTGGTAGTCGAAAATGGTTTGAACGACGatcttttctcttattgttgAAATCCAGTAACCcctctctcctttctctaaCCAGActgaaaaatactataaataaacttttgtaccaaaactaattttcttgaattctaaAGGAACCTAAATTgtctaatttatattatttttaaaattcgaGGATCtaagtgtatttttaaaatattttttggcatATCATCCATGTTTGATGCTTTTTTTCATTACGATCCCTCTCATTTTAATTACACTATTGcctaagaaatcaaaagtaattGATCTTCAATTAGgattaaacctaaaataaaacttcgaggaccaaaatgaattattgaaaaatgCAAAGTATATCTatatccacaatgttttgtaagTGTGTAAACAATGTCGGCTCAACAATATTTAGTCCAcgagttttagttttttaattaattattacttgGATAAACACAAGATTGTAAGTTATATTTGGGGTGTTTGAGAATgagtttcaacatgtttttcattaaaatttgaaaaaaaaatttcaaatgatttttttggtgtttttgaattatttgacgtattgatgtcaaaaataaatttaaaaaataaaaaaaatattattttaatacttttcaaattaatattttttaaaaaataataataatgcagcAGCATGAAGCACCTTCGGTCGAACACCAATTTTAACTTGAAAGGGCATGTATAATCGATTAACATAGTCGGTCgaacaccaattttttttttttttagtttaacgtgggtgtccgggccagcttgcgtgcacctcgactaattcctacgggtcctgaaattaacgaccatgtaagcctctagtggctatcatatgagcaaccacagagctcgaatctaaaactataaaaaaaataaacctcttgatcttaaatttttattattgtaccACCACCTAGATTGTTAGACCAATTTTAACTTGAAAGGGCATGTATAATCGATTAACATAGTAACGATATTTTGCATCTCCGACCCTGAAAAATAGAAATCTTCAGTCAAAGCTAAGTGGCCTGTaacatataagaaaatacaACCCACTCGTAGAGGAACACGTGGAAAGCCTGAATCCGGAGCCTTACCGTCACGCTTCTAATCCAACGGTGAAGATCTCTTCTCTCACTTAATATAACCCTCCAACATTTACCTACATAAACCCCACTTCCCAATATAGGGTTTTAGTCGAATCCTTCAAAAACCAGAGGGAGTGAAGCCACACATAAGAAGGTAATCCCtagttatttgttttcttactgTGATCGGACTTGTTTCTGATTGATTGAGACTGAAGTATGCTGTTAACCTCgtcttttgatttgatttgtgttAAGTGtgaatgagaaaagaaaagagacgaTTGTAACTTTATGAGTTTTATCTTTTCATGTTTAGATGTATTGGATCTTCTTcgtcttttccttttctctgcgGTCTTAATCAGGATTGAAGGAGAGACCGAGACTGAAATTGTTTTGTTCGTATTGCTGTTACTGGACCTAGGTTTCTCTGGTTCAAATTAAGTACTTCTGAAGCAACTgattttttactgatttttttttatttaaaaaaatctctggCTGATTTTGCTTTGTCGCTTCTTGCTGGGCAATCAATCATTCACAACATATGTAAAGCTCCTGTTCTCATTATTTCACGGGGTTAGTTTATTTTGGTTCCTGACTAAGGTTTTGTTTCACTTAGGTTGTACGATGGCGTTTCTTACTAAATTGGGAAATATGTTACGGCAGACTGCTAATAGGCAGATCACTTCTGAGATCTCTGCATCAAGACCATCCATCTATCAAGCATTAAGATGCATGTCATCCTCAAAAATTTTCATTGGAggtgcttcttttcttttattatttttttcacttcttgTTTTGGTGACCTGCTGTTTAATGGCTGGTGCTGAAACCTATCACATCTCATTGCAGGTATTTCTTTCCAGACAGATGACAACGGTCTGAAAGAGGCCTTTGATAAATATGGCAATGTTGTTGAAGGTATGTAATTTGGTTTGCCAAATTACTTTTCCCAGTTTTAGAGGAAAAAATTATGTGGTGTCTGCCTGTGGGTGTGTGTACCCGTGTCTGTGCAGTTTGTGCTAGTGTGTTTATTTCCTTGGTTTCCTTCCTCACATGTGTGCTGGCATTTCAAATTTCAGTTTAGGTTTattgctgatttgttttatttttgttgcagCAAGAATCATTATGGATCGTGATACTGGCAGATCTAGAGGATTTGGATTCGTTACTTACACCTCCAGTGAGGAGGCCTCTAGTGCCATCCAGGCCATGGATGGACAGGTAATTTGCTACTTTattgtttgtcttttttctgTGGCTGGAAGTGGAGATGAGAAGTGCAGAACTAGTTTAGCATTTcctctaaattaattttcaactgAGAGAAGTGCAGAATCTCTTACATTGTAATTTTTCTCTGATCATCAAATTCTCAATGCCTCTCACCCTGTCATTTAACTTAGTTGAGAGAGCTTACATTCTTCTCTTGTATCACCTATCCCCCTCATCTTAGTGttcatatcattttgttttgaattttgctTCTCACAGGATCTTCATGGTCGCCGTGTTAGGGTGAATTATGCAACTGAAAGGCCTCAGCGTACCTTTAACAATAATTATGGCAACTATGGTGGTGGAGGATACGGCGGCGGCGGTGGAGGATACGGCGGCGGCGGTGGAGGATACGGCACTGGTGGAGGATATGGCTCTAATTATGCTGGTCAAAGCACTTATGACGGTGGTGCTGGGAATTAtggtgctgctgctggtggtggCAGAAGCGATGGCTATACCAACACCAGTGTTGATGGTGGATATGATGGAAATGCTGGATTGGGTTATGGTGGCGGCAATCAGTTTGGTGCCAATGAGAGTAGTGGTGATGGTTTGAACCTAGATGATGCGTTGGACAAAAACTCCAAGGAAGATGATGATGCTGGTGATTTTGCCAAAAGGGTATGATATAATGCTGTTTCTGGAGGAAGCTGTTGAAGTTGCTtattaaagtaaatttttttttcctcttccctACCCTTCTTTGAACTTTGTTATATCACTTATTTCGGACTTGGTTATATGTGAAGAGCATCACTTTGAAGTATTTTCTTTAAGAAACAGaattgattagaaaataatttcagTTTCTCTCTCCGGCTGTTCATCATTATTTGGCAACTTCATAAGCAGTATTGGTGAGTGGTGACTGAAAAATTATGTCTGCTTCAAGTTGGTTCTGTTTGCTACTGGTTTTTCAGAGGGATGGGTAAAACTAATATTAGAGTAGGTTTTGCTTGAAAGATATcgcttttttttctaatcatagagaataaccacaaaaaaaaaaaaaaaaactaaggtctTGTACATaacgtttttaatttttttttttgaaaaaactaaataacttgatttttatttattttgtatgtaaaATCCATCCTAGAGTAGTATTAGccaaatataactttttaaatttattttaaaaaaaccatctcaaaatGATTTCTCGAACTTACTTTTTTTGAACTATAgctataaaaactattaaaatgcTAAAcacggtttaagaaaagttatcaaatgtagttttttttaattaatgtttccAGAAAGAGTTTTCAGTAGGatttatataaaactattatATGTGctgataatatatatacatatacatatacatatacatacatacatacatatatatatatatattaatgtgattagaagaaaatataaatcatagtATATTGAGCTAAAAAAATGGAGCCTAAAATTGTGGTATGGAGCCTAAAAT
It encodes:
- the LOC18105741 gene encoding glycine-rich RNA-binding protein 3, mitochondrial, which translates into the protein MAFLTKLGNMLRQTANRQITSEISASRPSIYQALRCMSSSKIFIGGISFQTDDNGLKEAFDKYGNVVEARIIMDRDTGRSRGFGFVTYTSSEEASSAIQAMDGQDLHGRRVRVNYATERPQRTFNNNYGNYGGGGYGGGGGGYGGGGGGYGTGGGYGSNYAGQSTYDGGAGNYGAAAGGGRSDGYTNTSVDGGYDGNAGLGYGGGNQFGANESSGDGLNLDDALDKNSKEDDDAGDFAKRV